Part of the Salinigranum rubrum genome is shown below.
GTTTCGGAACAGATCGCCGAACAGATCGTTCGGCCCACGCACCTGGTCGACCCGGCGGTCGAGGTCGCCCCGGCGACGGGTCAGATCGACGACCTCCTCGACCGCATCTCGTCGCTTCCGGACGAGGAACGCGCGCTCGTCACGACGCTCACGAAGCGGATGGCCGAGGACCTCACCGAGTACCTGGAGGAGTCGGGCGTCGCCGTCGAGTACATGCACGACGAGACCGATACTCTCGAACGGCACGAGATCATCCGCTCGCTTCGACTGGGAGAGATCGACGTCCTCGTGGGCATCAACCTCCTCCGTGAGGGACTGGACATCCCCGAAGTCTCGCTGGTGGCGATTCTCGACGCCGACCAGGAGGGGTTCCTGCGCTCGGAGGCGACGCTCATCCAGACGATGGGCCGGGCGGCCCGAAACGTCAACGGGACGGTCGTCCTCTACGCCGACTCCCCCTCGAACGCGATGGAGTCGGCCATCGAGGAGACGCGGCGTCGTCGCCGGATTCAGCGGGAGTTCAACGAGGAGCACGGCTACACCCCAGAGACCATCCAGAAGGCCGTCAGCGAGACGAACCTCCCCGGGTCGAAGACGGACACCGGCGGCGTCTCCCGGGAGAAACCGAAGGACTCGGACGAGGCACGGGCACAGATCGAGGAACTGGAAGAGCGGATGGACGAGGCCGCGAGCAATCTGGAGTTCGAACTGGCGGCGGACATCCGCGACCGGATTCGGGACCTGCGACGCGAGTACGACCTCGACCGCGAGGACGAGGGGGTCGCGCCCGAACTCGACCCGGAGTTCTGAGCCGTGACCGAGAACGACGGGTCGCCGTCCCCACTCTCATCCCCACCGACGCCGACACCCTCGCCGATGGTCTTCGCGGCGGGCGGGTTGCTGTGGCGTGACGGTTTAGACACCCTCGCGGTCGTCCACCGCCCCCGGTACGACGACTGGAGCCTCCCGAAGGGAAAGCTCGAACCGGGCGAACTCCTCCCCGAGACCGCGGTTCGAGAGGTCGAAGAGGAGACGGGCTTCGCGGTTCGGCGCGAGGGGTTCGCCGGTCGCTACCAGTACGAGGTCAGTGTCGGACCGAAGACGGTGTTCGTCTGGCACATGCGTGCGCTCGCCGAGCGAGCACCGCCCGACGACGAGGTGGACGAACTCGCGTGGCTCGGGGTCGACGAGGCGCTCGCCCGTCTGACGTACGACCTCGAACGTGACCTGCTCCGGCGGGCGACGGCGCGGGACGGCCGCTGACGCTTCTCTCCCGAGGTTCTCCGACGCGCCCGAGTCGTGACGAGCGGACGCTACCGACGTGGTCACTCCCGGCCCGGACTCTCGACCGAGTCGGTACCGACCCGTCGGAACGCTTCGCGTCACGAAACTCCCCTCACGCGGGGAGGAATCCAAAAGAGGTCGAACCCTCCTCGACTGTCCGCATCCGTTTAGATGAGGTCGCTGTCGACGCTGACGACGTAGCGCCCGACGTTCTGCATGTCCACGTCGGAGAACTGGACGGTGAAGTCCCACGTGTCGCCCGGGGCGAGTTCGGAGACGTCCTGTTCCTCCTCGGTGGCGTTGGTGAACACGTCGATTTCGTTGTCCTGAGCGTCGTAGAGGGTCACCGAC
Proteins encoded:
- a CDS encoding NUDIX hydrolase encodes the protein MVFAAGGLLWRDGLDTLAVVHRPRYDDWSLPKGKLEPGELLPETAVREVEEETGFAVRREGFAGRYQYEVSVGPKTVFVWHMRALAERAPPDDEVDELAWLGVDEALARLTYDLERDLLRRATARDGR